The following proteins are encoded in a genomic region of Triticum dicoccoides isolate Atlit2015 ecotype Zavitan chromosome 1B, WEW_v2.0, whole genome shotgun sequence:
- the LOC119350942 gene encoding putative F-box/FBD/LRR-repeat protein At2g05300 codes for MEMETESTAADWHGSDSTAEDQEPPLPGEDRLSGLPDGVLGDIISLLPTREGARTQVLASRWRHLWRSAPLNLDYHPFLFGQEGLNATIARVLAAHRGPGRRFCAPVYHLPVDRADAWLRSPALDNLHELELCCYGFMLQYPPQTPQPPPAAAFLFSDTLCVATIGDCHLTDSTIEGLHFPKLQKLALKQVTISESSLHTMIASCPALQCLLIYRSFGFGRLRINSINLRGICVKAYSYGRGLKFGELIIENAPFLGSLILSDRLHVSLIYAPKLEALGFLSSTCTSVLVFDSAAIQGLRVDSLTTAVRTIKILAVDMHALSLDVVLDLMRCFPCLEKLYIQSTGPGKSNCWRRKHRDLIRSLDIRLKTIVWRHYRGIKSHVDFATFFILNAGVLELMTFEVNSEDYNEEFFAQHRKMLQVDNRASRGARFRFTSDWSYNHIMESSVHDLEPADPFERTCPSKENTNFVLCAGC; via the exons ATGGAGATGGAAACGGAGTCGACGGCTGCAGATTGGCACGGCTCGGATTCTACGGCGGAGGACCAGGAACCGCCGCTCCCCGGAGAGGACCGCCTCAGCGGCCTCCCCGACGGCGTGCTCGGGGACATCATCTCGCTCCTCCCCACCCGGGAAGGCGCCCGCACCCAGGTCCTCGCCTCCCGGTGGCGCCACCTCTGGCGCTCCGCCCCTCTCAACCTCGACTACCATCCGTTCCTGTTCGGCCAGGAGGGCCTCAATGCCACCATAGCGCGCGTTCTCGCCGCCCACCGGGGCCCCGGCCGCCGCTTCTGCGCGCCCGTCTACCACCTCCCCGTCGACCGAGCCGACGCCTGGCTCAGATCCCCCGCCCTCGACAACCTCCACGAGCTCGAGCTTTGCTGCTACGGGTTTATGTTACAGTATCCACCGCAAACACCGCAGCCGCCCCCGGCAGCCGCCTTCCTCTTCTCGGACACCCTTTGTGTTGCCACCATCGGAGATTGCCACCTTACTGACAGCACCATAGAAGGGCTTCACTTCCCTAAGCTTCAGAAGCTCGCGCTTAAACAGGTCACCATCTCCGAATCCTCGCTGCACACCATGATTGCCAGTTGCCCAGCTCTGCAATGCTTGCTTATTTACCGCAGCTTCGGCTTTGGTCGCCTCCGAATCAACTCTATTAACCTTAGAGGCATATGTGTCAAAGCTTATAGTTATGGGAGAGGGCTCAAATTTGGGGAACTCATTATTGAGAATGCCCCTTTTCTTGGTAGCTTGATCTTAAGTGATCGCCTACATGTATCGTTGATCTATGCGCCTAAACTGGAGGCCTTAGGCTTCCTTTCTTCTACTTGTACTAGCGTACTCGTGTTTGACTCGGCAGCTATTCAG GGGTTGCGTGTTGATAGCCTGACGACAGCGGTGCGCACTATCAAGATTTTAGCTGTTGATATGCATGCTCTTAGTCTCGATGTTGTTCTTGACTTGATGAGATGCTTTCCTTGCTTGGAAAAGCTATACATTCAG TCAACTGGACCCGGGAAAAGCAACTGCTGGCGCCGTAAACACCGGGATCTTATAAGATCTCTTGACATCCGTCTCAAGACAATTGTTTGGCGACATTATCGGGGAATCAAGTCACATGTTGACTTCGCCACATTCTTTATACTAAACGCTGGAGTGCTGGAATTGATGACTTTTGAGGTTAATTCTGAAGACTACAATGAGGAGTTCTTTGCACAACACCGTAAGATGCTTCAGGTGGATAACAGGGCCTCGAGAGGCGCTCGATTCCGTTTTACATCAGATTGGTCTTATAACCACATTATGGAGTCCAGTGTCCACGATTTGGAACCGGCTGATCCCTTTGAAAGGACGTGCCCTTCTAAAGAAAATACCAATTTTGTGCTTTGTGCTGGCTGCTAG